In a single window of the Cucurbita pepo subsp. pepo cultivar mu-cu-16 chromosome LG18, ASM280686v2, whole genome shotgun sequence genome:
- the LOC111780181 gene encoding bidirectional sugar transporter SWEET10-like, with protein MAIPPQTLAFVFGLLGNIISFMVFLAPLPTFYKIYKKKSAEGYQSLPYVVALFSAMLWIYYALLKTNATFLITINSFGCVIETLYILLFVFYAPTKLRFQTAKLVVLLNVLGFGVMLALTLLLAKGEKRLKVLGWICLVFNLSVFAAPLFIMGKVMKTKSVEYMPFALSFFLTLNAVMWFFYGLLLKDYYIALPNVVGFVFGIIQMILYVIFKNAKKGIPVKEEQQPKAQQLHELSEQIIDAVKLGTMVCTELSPVGVLQPSMEVVDVVVEAVIDNIQKKKEEITS; from the exons ATGGCCATCCCCCCCCAAACTCTGGCTTTTGTCTTTGGCCTTTTAG GCAACATTATCTCCTTCATGGTCTTCCTAGCTCCACT GCCAACCTTTTACAAGATATACAAGAAGAAGTCCGCGGAAGGATACCAATCCTTACCCTATGTGGTTGCACTATTCAGCGCCATGCTTTGGATTTACTATGCCCTTCTCAAAACCAACGCAACCTTCCTCATTACCATCAACTCCTTTGGCTGTGTAATTGAGACCCTTTACATCCTTCTCTTCGTATTCTACGCCCCCACAAAATTGAGG TTCCAAACCGCGAAGTTGGTAGTGCTGTTGAATGTGTTGGGGTTCGGGGTGATGCTGGCTTTGACTCTGCTGTTAGCCAAAGGAGAGAAGCGTCTGAAGGTTCTTGGGTGGATATGCCTGGTGTTCAACCTTAGTGTCTTCGCTGCACCCCTTTTCATCATG GGCAAGGTGATGAAGACCAAGAGCGTGGAGTACATGCCCTTTGCTCTCTCCTTCTTTCTCACTCTCAACGCAGTCATGTGGTTCTTTTACGGCCTTCTTCTCAAGGACTATTACATTGCG CTTCCCAACGTGGTGGGGTTCGTGTTTGGCATAATCCAGATGATCCTGTACGTCATATTCAAGAACGCAAAGAAAGGCATCCCGGTGAAAGAAGAGCAGCAGCCAAAGGCGCAGCAGCTTCACGAACTGTCGGAGCAAATAATCGACGCGGTGAAGCTTGGGACGATGGTGTGCACGGAGCTAAGCCCGGTGGGGGTTCTTCAGCCAAGCATGGAGGTGGTGGACGTTGTGGTGGAAGCCGTGATTGACAACattcagaagaagaaggaagaaataacAAGCTGA
- the LOC111779934 gene encoding omega-hydroxypalmitate O-feruloyl transferase-like, whose product MAGSGKRGSQLDVEQQKPTLITPAEETPKVLYFLSNLDQNIAVIVRTIYCFKSESRGNEDAAQVIKDALSKVLVHYYPLAGRLTVSSDRKLIVDCTAEGAVFVEAKADCSIEDIGDITKPDPDTLGKLVYDIPGATNILQMPPLVAQVTKFKCGGFVVGLCMNHCMFDGIGAMEFVNSWGETARGLPLTVPPYLDRSLLKAREPPMIEFPHSEFAEIEDVSNTWKLYGDEEMHYRSFCFEPEKLSKLKQKALEDGVLKSCTTFEALSGFVWRARTEALRMQPDQQTKLLFAVDGRSRFQPPVPKGYSGNAIVLTNSLCSAGELLENPLSFGVGLVQKAVEMITDSYMRSAIDYFEATRARPSLAATLLITTWSRLGFHTTDFGWGEPVFSGPVALPEKEVILFLSHGKERKSINVLLGLPASAMEIFQQAMQI is encoded by the exons ATGGCTGGCAGTGGTAAAAGGGGTTCTCAACTCGACGTTGAGCAGCAGAAACCCACTCTGATCACCCCCGCAGAGGAGACACCGAAGGTTCTCTACTTCCTATCGAACCTTGACCAGAATATTGCAGTCATCGTCCGCACCATTTACTGCTTTAAATCAGAGTCCAGAGGCAACGAAGATGCTGCCCAAGTCATTAAAGATGCTCTTTCCAAGGTGCTTGTCCATTACTACCCCCTTGCAGGGCGGCTCACCGTCAGCTCAGACAGGAAGCTTATTGTGGACTGTACGGCGGAGGGTGCTGTCTTTGTGGAGGCTAAAGCCGACTGTTCCATTGAAGACATTGGTGATATAACGAAGCCTGATCCTGACACTCTTGGGAAGCTTGTCTATGACATCCCTGGCGCTACCAACATACTTCAGATGCCTCCTCTTGTTGCCCAG GtgactaaatttaaatgtggTGGATTCGTTGTGGGGCTGTGTATGAATCATTGTATGTTTGATGGGATTGGGGCAATGGAATTTGTGAATTCGTGGGGTGAAACGGCAAGGGGCTTGCCTTTGACTGTGCCGCCGTATCTGGATAGAAGCCTTCTCAAAGCACGAGAGCCGCCGATGATCGAGTTTCCTCACAGCGAATTCGCTGAGATAGAAGATGTGTCGAACACTTGGAAGCTTTATGGAGATGAGGAAATGCATTATCGGTCCTTCTGCTTCGAGCCGGAGAAGCTCAGTAAGCTCAAACAGAAAGCGTTGGAAGATGGGGTTTTGAAGAGCTGCACCACGTTCGAAGCCCTGTCGGGATTTGTTTGGAGAGCAAGAACAGAGGCTCTACGAATGCAACCCGACCAACAAACAAAGCTCCTCTTCGCCGTCGACGGAAGGTCTAGATTTCAGCCCCCAGTGCCGAAAGGGTATTCTGGAAACGCCATCGTTTTAACCAACTCACTATGCAGCGCCGGTGAGCTTCTGGAAAACCCTCTGTCTTTTGGGGTGGGGCTGGTTCAGAAGGCAGTGGAGATGATCACAGACAGCTACATGAGGTCCGCCATCGATTACTTCGAAGCGACGAGAGCAAGGCCGTCTCTGGCGGCGACTTTGTTGATCACGACCTGGTCGAGGCTGGGGTTTCACACGACGGACTTCGGGTGGGGGGAGCCGGTGTTTTCAGGGCCGGTGGCATTGCCGGAGAAAGAGGTCATTCTGTTCCTATCTcatgggaaagaaagaaagagcaTAAATGTTCTTCTGGGCCTTCCAGCTTCTGCCATGGAAATCTTCCAGCAGGCCATGCAAATCTGA
- the LOC111779933 gene encoding protein DEK-like, with product MASENPEDNKAEDEAPVEEKKQESKDGDTSEGLKPEKEASAIAEKEEAISAERGPEEVNGDAEVEKSKEDEEQKGKPEIQELGDEQGTAANDEPEDENYDKKGEDSAEEEDEGDNEVETEGEGESEERKKTKKGSKAEAKKGRRVSAKSRKNSAEKKGKDDSSLKEPVTPIIERPARERKTVERFSVPSPGRLGRSSASKTLSIEKGRGTTLKDIPNVAFKLSKRKADDNLQLLHTILFGKKAKAQTLKRNISQFSGYVWVENEEKQRSKVKEKLEKCFKEKLVDFCDVLNIPINKTTVKKEELSAKLLEFLESPHATTDVLLADKDQKGKKRRRASSGKTVGSGESAEVPAKKQKSQPTKKRKHTPEMEEEEDDKVETSNEKDGPHDGDGDVTVSKEEIDEKDKSDEDDKTPEKMASPKKSSKKAGRDGSGSKSVEKASSTKKSAAKSATKSTKKSPNLTSNKVDAGKSAVSPSKPKATSKKQKVEEKKPVKEKSSGKKQTSKAPAKVLVEERGKGKNSKKVKKEPSREEMHEVVVNILKQVDFNTATLSDILRQLGTHFGVDLMHRKAEVKDIITDVINNMSDEEEEADDDGGEDTDKEEDKDEDA from the exons ATGGCCTCTGAGAACCCAGAAGACAACAAAGCAGAGGACGAAGCTCCTGTCGAGGAGAAAAAGCAAGAGAGCAAGGACGGAGATACTTCCGAAGGCCTAAAGCCGGAAAAAGAAGCCTCTGCCATAGCTGAGAAAGAAGAAGCTATAAGCGCTGAGCGCGGTCCTGAAGAGGTAAATGGCGATGCTGAAGTAGAAAAGAGTAAGGAGGATGAGGAGCAGAAAGGTAAGCCGGAAATTCAAGAACTAGGTGATGAACAGGGCACTGCTGCAAATGACGAACCCGAAGATGAAAATTATGACAAGAAAGGGGAAGACAGCGCagaggaggaagatgaaggagaCAACGAGGTTGAAACTGAAGGTGAAGGTGAAAgcgaagaaagaaaaaaaacgaagaaggGATCAAAGGCAGAAGCTAAAAAGGGTAGAAGGGTGTCTGCGAAATCAAGGAAAAATTctgcagagaagaaaggaaaagacgACTCTAGTTTGAAGGAGCCGGTCACGCCAATCATTGAGAGGCCAGCCAGGGAAAGAAAGACAGTTGAGCGGTTCTCCGTGCCATCACCAGGCAGGTTGGGGAGGTCTTCCGCAAGCAAAACGCTCTCAATTGAGAAG GGCCGCGGCACTACTCTCAAGGATATTCCAAATG TGGCTTTCAAACTATCAAAGAGAAAAGCTGACGACAATCTGCAACTACTTCATACAATTCTGTTCGGAAAAAAAGCTAAG GCTCAAACCTTGAAGAGGAATATAAGCCAGTTTTCGGGTTATGTTTGGGTTGAAAATGAG GAAAAACAAAGATCAAAGGTgaaggagaagctcgaaaagtgcttcaaagaaaaattggTGGATTTTTGTGATGTGCTAAATATCCCAATAAACAAGACCACTGTAAAAAAG GAGGAACTTTCAGCAAAGTTATTAGAATTTTTGGAGTCACCACATGCTACAACTGATGTTTTGCTTGCTGACAAGGATCAG AAAGGCAAAAAGAGACGGAGGGCCAGTTCAGGCAAGACAGTTGGTTCTGGGGAATCTGCAGAAGTGCCCGCTAAG AAACAAAAATCTCAGCCtacaaagaagagaaaacatACGCctgaaatggaggaagaagaggatgatAAAGTTGAAACCTCAAACGAGAAGGATGGTCCTCATGATGGGGATGGTGATGTGACTGTATCGAAAGAAGAGATTGATGAAAAAGACAAGTCAGATGAGGATGATAAGACACCAGAGAAAATGGCTAGTCCAAAGAAGTCATCTAAGAAGGCTGGAAGAGATGGTTCTGGGTCTAAATCTGTTGAAAAAGCTTCTTCTACAAAGAAATCTGCTGCAAAATCTGCtacaaaatcaacaaaaaaatcacCTAATTTGACTTCAAACAAAGTTGATGCTGGCAAATCTGCTGTCTCTCCATCAAAGCCGAAGGCCACATCAAAAAAGCAGAAAGTTGAGGAAAAGAAGCCTGTAAAGGAAAAATCTTCGGGCAAGAAACAAACAAGCAAGGCCCCTGCAAAGGTTTTGGTTGAAGAACGCG GCAAGGGAAAAAATAGCAAGAAAGTTAAGAAAGAACCCAGCAGAGAGGAGATGCATGAAGTTGTAGTTAATATTCTGAAGCAAGTTGATTTCAATACC GCAACTTTGTCTGACATTCTCAGGCAACTTG GTACCCACTTTGGTGTGGATTTAATGCATAGGAAAGCAGAGGTGAAGGATATTATCACAGATGTGATAAATAACATGAGtgatgaagaagaggaagctgatgatgatggtggtgAGGATACGGATAAAGAGGAGGACAAAGATGAGGATGCTTAA
- the LOC111780684 gene encoding bidirectional sugar transporter N3-like, translating into MALSFMNHNPWIFAFGLLGNIFSFIVFLAPVPTFVRVCRKKSTEGFQSIPYVVALFSALLLIYYSTLNADEFFLMTINSVGCFIETIYIALYITYAPKKARTFTVRFFLLLDVVGFCSILAVTQFLVKRPYRARVIGFICGGLSVSVFAAPLSIMRRVIRTKSVEFMPFNLSFFLTLSAVMWLCYGLLLKDFYVALPNTLGFTFGMAQMILYAIYRKPRGGSEVKLPQHKADIETVTKTTTSLESPEEHEKEGEGEEAAPASNGEHAPPALACSNDKYCMDNIQAPPMIRCEA; encoded by the exons atggcTCTTAGTTTTATGAACCACAACCCTTGGATTTTTGCGTTTGGTCTTCTAG GCAACATTTTCTCGTTCATCGTATTTCTGGCCCCAGT GCCTACATTTGTAAGGGTGTGTAGAAAGAAATCAACGGAAGGATTTCAATCAATTCCGTACGTGGTGGCGTTGTTCAGCGCTCTGCTATTGATATACTATTCTACGCTGAATGCGGACGAGTTCTTTCTGATGACCATCAACTCCGTGGGCTGTTTCATTGAGACCATTTACATCGCTTTATACATTACCTATGCTCCCAAGAAGGCTCGG ACATTCACAGTCAGGTTTTTTCTGCTGTTGGACGTGGTTGGGTTTTGCTCGATTCTCGCAGTCACCCAATTCTTAGTGAAGCGGCCCTACCGAGCCCGAGTGATTGGCTTCATTTGTGGCGGTCTGTCCGTCAGCGTTTTTGCAGCTCCTCTCAGCATCATG AGGAGGGTTATCCGCACAAAGAGCGTGGAGTTCATGCCATTTAAcctctcctttttcctcacacTCAGCGCCGTTATGTGGCTCTGCTATGGCCTGCTCCTCAAGGATTTCTACGTTGCG CTTCCAAACACATTGGGATTCACATTCGGGATGGCTCAGATGATTCTGTACGCCATTTACAGGAAACCCAGGGGGGGTTCTGAGGTAAAGCTCCCGCAGCACAAGGCGGATATTGAAACTGTAACCAAGACTACTACTAGTTTAGAGAGTCCCGAGGAGCATGAGAAGGAGGGTGAGGGTGAAGAGGCTGCTCCTGCATCCAACGGTGAGCATGCACCGCCAGCACTAGCATGTTCCAATGACAAATATTGCATGGACAACATACAAGCCCCACCCATGATCAGATGCGAGGCTTGA
- the LOC111780256 gene encoding membrane-anchored ubiquitin-fold protein 3-like gives MPEDDFIDIKFRLYDGSDIGPFRYSSASTIDVLKQRIVSDWPKGKTITPKAASEVKLISSGKILENNKTVGQCKLPFGESTGGVTIMHVVVQPSLAKAKTEKKTDNSQQKIVCSCSIL, from the exons ATGCCGGAGGACGATTTTATTGACATTAAGTTCAGGCTCTACGATGGTTCTGATATTGGACCCTTTCGATACTCGTCCGCATCCACAATAGATGTGCTCAAGCAGAGAATAGTGTCCGATTGGCCCAAAG GCAAAACAATCACTCCGAAGGCAGCCAGTGAAGTAAAACTGATAAGTTCTggaaaaattttggaaaataacaAGACTGTTGGTCAGTGTAAATTACCTTTTGGTGAGTCCACGGGAGGAGTCACCATAATGCATGTTGTTGTACAGCCATCCCTAGCGAAAGCTAAGACAG AGAAAAAGACTGACAATTCACAACAGAAGATCGTCTGCTCCTGTTCCATACTTTGA
- the LOC111780255 gene encoding RNA pseudouridine synthase 7-like, with protein MASVEQLNNDEQKEKEEESMGVGEIIWQTPANPPQRSDYIFHNGRRHVRPYYFEFIAHVKNRWAGKTIVDLFAEEFKGRPYEYFVDAVKCGRIQVDGEMVPVSYIVKSSQKMSHFLHRHEPPVMAWNVKILKEEAEVLAVCKPASVPVHPCGQYRKNTVLGILQAEHGLAPLFPIHRLDRLVSGLLILARNASKADLFRQQIESGLVKKQYLAKVVGVFPEEEQVVDVNINYNAREGKSTAEDTPTKGKAAQTKFTRICSDGVHSIVLCEPITGRTHQIRVHLQYTGYPIANDVLYLTKETTGRSVQKTTADGAAAISACSRAPDIQEDCVNARNEKSNEDFRIDPMCTNCPNLAPKGYDREEEGLWLHCVQYSGPGWIYECPYPEWGSLK; from the exons ATGGCTTCCGTAGAACAGCTGAATAATGACGagcaaaaggaaaaggaagaagaaagcatGGGAGTAGGAGAGATCATATGGCAAACCCCTGCCAACCCCCCACAACGAAGCGATTATATATTTCACAATG GGAGGCGGCACGTCAGACCTTACTACTTCGAGTTCATTGCTCAC GTTAAGAATCGATGGGCCGGCAAAACCATCGTCGACTTGTTTGCTGAAGAGTTCAAAGGCCGACCTTACGAGTATTTT GTTGATGCAGTCAAATGTGGTCGCATACAAGTGGATGGGGAGATGGTGCCTGTATCATATATAGTTAAATCATCTCAAAAGATGAGTCATTTCCTGCACAG GCATGAACCCCCGGTAATGGCTTGGAACGTGAAAATTCtcaaagaagaagcagaagtgCTGGCGGTTTGCAAGCCTGCATCTGTTCCG GTTCATCCATGTGGTCAATATAGGAAGAACACAGTTCTCGGTATACTTCAGGCAGAGCATGGTTTGGCACCTCTATTTC CTATACATCGACTAGACCGTCTTGTCTCTGGACTTCTTATCCTTGCTAGAAACGCATCCAAAGCTGACCTTTTCAGACAACAG ATTGAGTCTGGGCTGGTGAAGAAACAGTATCTTGCGAAGGTAGTGGGTGTATTTCCAGAAGAAGAG CAAGTGGTTGATGTTAACATAAATTACAATGCTCGAGAGGGAAAAAGCACAGCGGAG GATACTCCAACGAAGGGGAAGGCCGCTCAAACAAAGTTTACCCGCATATGTTCCGATGGAGTCCATAGCATTGTTTTATGCGAACCAATCACTGGCCGAACTCAtcaa ATCCGTGTGCATTTGCAGTATACAGGGTATCCTATAGCCAACGATGTACTGTACCTTACGAAAGAAACGACTGGTCGTTCCGTGCAAAAAACAACTGCAGATGGGGCTGCTGCAATATCAGCCTGTTCTCGGGCACCTGATATTCAAGAAGATTGTGTTAATGCACGCAATGAAAAGTCAAATGAAGATTTTAGAATTGATCCCATGTGTACAAACTGTCCAAATTTGGCTCCAAAGGG ATACGACCGGGAAGAAGAGGGCTTGTGGCTACATTGTGTTCAGTACTCGGGACCAGGTTGGATCTACGAATGCCCATATCCAGAATGGGGTTCACTTAAATAG